The nucleotide sequence tcatttgtttatattattatgctataaaataataaatagttatacatcttttttttattagatttccTGTAATTTGGATAATTTTTACTAAGTATTTTAAGTTTCTTGAAATTTCGATTATGTTTTAGACTCGATGtcttaaattgtaattttttttaaatctcacaTGATTTGGATAAAACAATTGTTGAAAatctatgatttaaatatataccttACATTTACATCTTAATATTTGAatcctttaaaattaaaaatctttaaattataaagtaaatttttatgtattgaaTTTCTTAATCCTGactctttttaaattctagatacattaaaatttagatttattaaattcttgaaTTCTAGATTCCTTATATTACATACCAGTAAATGATCATGATATATCTGTGATAaacaattatctttttcagcctactttagataatttataattcgtgACAAAATTCACAGAACAAATTTCGATTTATGTAAttctatatatcatataacataaaagatatttgaagaagtgatatatatacacatgtatgaAATCTATATcagaatacatatattatattaggataaataaaatatataaaatcataaataggTTTCTATCTTGTCATGAATTACAGATCGTCTAAAATGAACTGtagaatataaatctaaaaaaaatatacataacatctcatcaatatttttaaaaaatgtatgtttcgGCAGATTACAATATAATCTCGTTAATTTTGACCCTCCAGGGCAGTAGAAgtggaaaatttttgaaaaacagaAATTAACGAATATTTTCTCCATAGTGCGAACTATCCAATCGTTATGCATTTACATGAACTCAAttgcgtatataaattaataaactaggATTCACAAAGTATGTGAGAAGTGCCAAAATTAACGAAGCCAAATTTAGAaagttttattgtatttaggaattaataaaataaaacaatttcttttagcGAATACGCGACCCATTACATATCTAATGGATACAATGCTCTCAATGTAAAAATGGTTAACACAGAGAGCTGCAGATATCGAGATTAAAAGAAGTGttgaagaaatagaaaaagtaaTAAGATACAAACTCAACATGTTGAACAAAACTCACACGAAACGTCAATCAAAAAGGCGCGACGATCGCTGTCGCTTCGCCTCTGCTTGACGGTAAAGAGGCGCACTCGTGCCATTTATTCGTGTGAGGATCGTAGCACTCGACGGTCGAGATTGTGATCTGCGTGCGATAGAAGTTGATCTCTTGTGATTGATCGCCACCTATGACGTAGAGCCGGCTATCTGCCGCCGCGACAGCCGGATAAGATCTGCCCATACTCATGGGGGCGACGACGCTCCATTTGTTCTAAAACATCGTAATATTAAAACGAGTGAGAAAATCGATGAAAGACTAAAGAGATTCGAAAAGAGAAAGTTTACCTTTTCAAATGAGTATCTTTCAACTGATGTTAAGACTTCCTGATTCTTACTTGTGCCACCGACAACATACATGTATCCATCGAGGATCGTGATTCCCATTTGTGAACGTGGTGTAAGCATCGGTGCCAAATAATTCCATTCTCTGGTCACAGGATTGTAACTCATTACATCCTGACGATGTCGGCTATTATGAGTACAGCCACcaactatataaattaatcctgcaaaaaattcgtaaattaGAATGTGACACATcgtttttttcacaatttaaagaaaaaaagatatgactGTATTCTGTCTTTTAAGACATTATTCGACACTCaatataatgaagaaatatcttattaaataaataatcatcttattaaataaacaatttattaataatattatcgaattaAAATGCGTATAGAACATAATTTGAGatacaatagatatatttacgaATTTAACTGTCAGGCGATATATAATAGAGACAGGATGTTATTGGATCTTAGAAGCGGAAACATTACCTTCGTACGCGACAACGCCCATACTGAATCGTGGTTCCGGGAGATAACCATCAAGAGTCCACATATTAGTGATCGGATCGTATATCTCGATGGCACCGCCAATGTCTTCGCCTACCCATCCGCCGAACGCGTATAAGCAATTGTCCAAGGCACAAAGACCGAAGTCACATCTAGGCTCCTCCATACAAGCGATCGGAGTCCACACGTTGTCGCGAGGATCGTAGCATTCACAATTGGCTATTATGCAAGATTCCAACTCACCGCCGACAACATACACTTTGCCGTCCAAAAGGGCCACTCCAGGAAGAATGCGTCCTATGCTAATCGGAGCTACTTCGCTccattctctaaaaaaattttaatgagagaATGAGATTGTATTGATTATGTGTATGTGCCTCACATATGAATATCTCATGTAATAAAAGGAAGAATTTTTACATCCGCTTATCAAtaaggaagaaataaaattctttatataaaacattaagaCATGTGCAAGTAAATGACagaatggaataaaataaatacatgtaggaaaaatttatttgttaaaaagcaaaattaaaatattgaattttgtttctctttacTACTAAAAACTgtgagagaagagaagaaataaaatgtcatataCCCAGTAAATATGTCGTATTTCTCGATAGTTTCATAAGTACTTTCGGCGGTTCTACCCCAGCTGTCCGCGGAATGTTCCCGCTTGGATCCGCCAATTACTAGGATATTCTTCCTAGCGCAGACCCGAGGCTGGGCATGAAGAGGCACCAGGCAACCTTTATTTGAGATTAAATCTTTCTGTATAGATCGTAGCGCAACGATAAGACTCGCGTCCTTGCATTCTAAGATAATACGCTCTAGTCTTGCTAATGAACACAATCGCAAGCGTATGTGGCCGAGGATCTCGAATACGTAGCATCTCCGCGCGGGGATGTCATGAACGATCCAATTGTATGCGGCTTGGAAGACCtaatagaaagaaatgtatcacatacacacacatgcacgcgcgcgcgcgagaaaacTAATTTATCCCGACATATCTCGCAAAGAAAGAGattcatttttctcatttctgaCGTCATAAATCAATATGACAAGAGTTAGAAACAGAAGCTTTAATGCCAGTATTATTTAACGTTTTCTCTAACaaacaaaacttttaaatgcaattaacatgcaaaagagaaaaaataatttatttcgaaataacTCGCTTTTATATCGTTCTTTCTAAATATCTCTAAATATCTTGCTTAATTCtttgaatatgtaaaattatatagttatataaaatgcatttaatttaaataacaattaatttaaataacaaacctGACATTCTGTATCAATATGGATGTAATCACTACTAAGAAACTGAACGAGATGCTCCTTGGGCAAATCCAGAAATTCTTCCTCCTGACAGACTTGGGGAAAATTGACTTCTATAAAGCGTAGGGCAGTCTCCAAAAGATCAAGTCTGTTATGCGCTTCTGCAAATCTGTGATCAACaacattgataaatattattatgcaatctttatattttatcttcaaaacaatatttcattatttttgcataaatatcattgatttcaaaaatatcaaaagatgtccaatatataaaatttaaaaaaaaaaacaaaatattttttctctcgttttttagttagatttgtattatataaattgttgaatatgctattataatttaaattaattgcttataattaatttatcaatttagtcatgaataatatttttactttgagTAATTTACACAATAgctaacatttaatttatacatctcATGCTCTGAATAgaaatcgaaatatatttgtaaacaaaacaaattttgttttatttcctctaaagatttttatcgCATCATTAATTGGCTcaaatcttctttttctctgtcttttGAATTGTTCTTATTTACAATCTCACCTGTAAATCCCAAGAGCATTAGAATAATGTAGCTGCTGTTTAAGATAGTTGATACAACCAGTTACTACATCATCTAATTCTAACATATCGGCAGCAGCAAATAACTCCTGTACATTATCCTGAGTAATATCCACATTGCCACTATAGATAAAGTCTACCAGCTGGGAGAGAATATGGGGAGAGATTGAGTGAATCTCCACGAGTTCTTGCTGCTCCTCGACCAGGCCGACGGTGAACATGGCATTGAAATAGGCGCTACCAGCAGCCAGGACTGATCTATGTGCCCTGATCACTCTATCACCAGCCACTAGCCCCACATCACTGAATTTATTCTTCAGCCTCTGTGCATTAAGATTGCGCAAGAGCTTTGGAGGATAGTGACCCACTGCGTAAACAACACTAGATACTTCGGATGATTGCTTCACTGACTGCTGGTTAGTAAAGCCTATATTGGAATTGTGGCCGTTTTTCAAAGTCGGCGCCATGCCATCTGCCATGAAACCATCAAGTTGCCCTTTATCCACAGATCCTATAAGCGGTacgatgataaaattgatattaatttgcagtaatagcattatttaaaaaaatgtttcaataaacttattttgatataagatTACAAcacataaaaatctaaatatttatcataaatacatAGAATAATGACagatataagaattaaaaatttgaatacaaATTTAGAAATCTGTATTAATGTtggaattaataaagaaatataacatttattaattttttttggttcataaattttatgctcTGTTTCCTTTCATTGGAAGAGATGATGTTTatcttaatgaaataaaaaagagtaaaGGTAtggtgaatatattataatttataaagttgaTTTATAACGATGAACATTTCTGAATAAAGatgcaaacaataaattaagaaaacatGAATCTAATGGCAAGGACTTGTTAAAAATGCaactattataattgcaatttttgaatGTGTCAAATTCTTGTTAAAAGAATCGAAGACTCTAAAAActtcgaattttttaagacTTTCAAActtgcattaaataaaaaaaaaaataacagatatcttataattttgcttgcattgatcaattttttccaataagTAATTTGACTCGATGATTGAAGGTTTATGAGATACTCACGACATAAACGAGAAAATACTCTGTAGACGCTGTTAAAGGACTTTGTGTTATTTTTCCCTTTTAGGCGCATCACTACCACcacatttttgacaaatttaacgatcaatatttttaattcgcaCGCAAACAAATCTTTCCTCGGAAACGGCGTCCGTTCAGTCCGTTCACTCGAGACAAGTATTTTTCACAAGAGAAATTTGACACACGTCAAATAACCTATACTACCTATAAGCACGTAAAATCAGCTGCAAGCTAAAACAGTAATGGCATCGATGAAGCGAGGAAATCCCTGTCGAAtccatagaaaaaattttcaaagtgtctctatgttaattatagtttattataattataaaaatatttaaatgtccatatatttttattaaaaagaaatcagtTTGAAATTTGTCGATTTGAACAAGAAAtatcatggaaaaaaaaattaaaaaaaaaaaaccactaCATTAGTAATGCATTATGGAATGTAAGATGGGTGCAGtgatgtttgaaaaaaaatttctatttttgcacgcgcaaaaatattgaaaatctgaaaattcaaagaaaaacaTCCTGCATTAAACTATTAAtcaataagagaaaaagaacacACAATGTaatacagatttatatattgtatattccaTACTCTCTATTGACACATGAGCGTGTATATACAAGGAGCTTTTCTGTGAAAgattttttcattactttttttttaatataaaaatgattcctTATTAATTTGCAGCACATGTTTTATACATTGATTTGCACTCATTAGCGCACGCGAATCATTTGTTTGACATGTTgagattttacatttaattatagatgTTTCTGTCAGAATGTGGTCCTGcttgataaatattgtatgtaaatgtGACTGCAACTGATACCTGACATTCATAATTTACACGTTCAGTAACAATTACACACATTAGGTTGATCAAAAAGgttgttttacttttttttattataatgtaatgtaaaaaaagaaataaattttttgatcaacCTAATATAACgtttaaacaacatattttctttttttgaaaaagaaaagaaaaacgcaaTTGTTAGTACTGTAGCtccatcaatttttcttattaaaaaagataataacaatgtaattcctttctttttcaatatttttttcttaactaatatacatatcttaaTTGAGAAATATCGATTAAGTTTGGTTTGCACattgtttgttataaatacatgtataatagaa is from Cataglyphis hispanica isolate Lineage 1 chromosome 15, ULB_Chis1_1.0, whole genome shotgun sequence and encodes:
- the LOC126855100 gene encoding actin-binding protein IPP-like isoform X2 is translated as MRLKGKNNTKSFNSVYRVFSRLCRSVDKGQLDGFMADGMAPTLKNGHNSNIGFTNQQSVKQSSEVSSVVYAVGHYPPKLLRNLNAQRLKNKFSDVGLVAGDRVIRAHRSVLAAGSAYFNAMFTVGLVEEQQELVEIHSISPHILSQLVDFIYSGNVDITQDNVQELFAAADMLELDDVVTGCINYLKQQLHYSNALGIYRFAEAHNRLDLLETALRFIEVNFPQVCQEEEFLDLPKEHLVQFLSSDYIHIDTECQVFQAAYNWIVHDIPARRCYVFEILGHIRLRLCSLARLERIILECKDASLIVALRSIQKDLISNKGCLVPLHAQPRVCARKNILVIGGSKREHSADSWGRTAESTYETIEKYDIFTGEWSEVAPISIGRILPGVALLDGKVYVVGGELESCIIANCECYDPRDNVWTPIACMEEPRCDFGLCALDNCLYAFGGWVGEDIGGAIEIYDPITNMWTLDGYLPEPRFSMGVVAYEGLIYIVGGCTHNSRHRQDVMSYNPVTREWNYLAPMLTPRSQMGITILDGYMYVVGGTSKNQEVLTSVERYSFEKNKWSVVAPMSMGRSYPAVAAADSRLYVIGGDQSQEINFYRTQITISTVECYDPHTNKWHECASLPSSRGEATAIVAPF
- the LOC126855100 gene encoding actin-binding protein IPP-like isoform X1; its protein translation is MSVQSVALASLYATYTDSEGEDGVEDERLQEENSNTPQGAAPHNAQVGRQPQVRSGTSPISGGRSASHSPVIGKSAGSSDLPGAATKVQRLVSYFDDTVVSEDDEGATVAALPPPSPSPPAPAPSLMTASATIAATVAEGRPEENGLPVATNTGTIVAATAVITIGGGGGAERRSPSSRSGELLSDNNGETKDSYGVTIPPEPSGQCPAELQDKITKLYRKMESDGLDMNTLIQQRKEFRNPSIYEKLIQFCSINELGTNYPPDRFDPFKWNKDSYYEELAKVQKTEMDKLEKARKEKTKIEIVSGTAKRPNSSTGSGAEESLRTDDAKKRKRSVDKGQLDGFMADGMAPTLKNGHNSNIGFTNQQSVKQSSEVSSVVYAVGHYPPKLLRNLNAQRLKNKFSDVGLVAGDRVIRAHRSVLAAGSAYFNAMFTVGLVEEQQELVEIHSISPHILSQLVDFIYSGNVDITQDNVQELFAAADMLELDDVVTGCINYLKQQLHYSNALGIYRFAEAHNRLDLLETALRFIEVNFPQVCQEEEFLDLPKEHLVQFLSSDYIHIDTECQVFQAAYNWIVHDIPARRCYVFEILGHIRLRLCSLARLERIILECKDASLIVALRSIQKDLISNKGCLVPLHAQPRVCARKNILVIGGSKREHSADSWGRTAESTYETIEKYDIFTGEWSEVAPISIGRILPGVALLDGKVYVVGGELESCIIANCECYDPRDNVWTPIACMEEPRCDFGLCALDNCLYAFGGWVGEDIGGAIEIYDPITNMWTLDGYLPEPRFSMGVVAYEGLIYIVGGCTHNSRHRQDVMSYNPVTREWNYLAPMLTPRSQMGITILDGYMYVVGGTSKNQEVLTSVERYSFEKNKWSVVAPMSMGRSYPAVAAADSRLYVIGGDQSQEINFYRTQITISTVECYDPHTNKWHECASLPSSRGEATAIVAPF